One genomic window of Cannabis sativa cultivar Pink pepper isolate KNU-18-1 chromosome 2, ASM2916894v1, whole genome shotgun sequence includes the following:
- the LOC115720189 gene encoding uncharacterized protein LOC115720189, with the protein MICWALWKSRNRLVWEKKTSAPTQVIHSAWTTLDHWRTAQDKTSLLSLSLLQHDNNIERWTKPDSDTVKLNVDGALFERESAYGFGIVARDSTGHIVDLRATYQGGNYPAEVVEALGIKEALSWLKDKGWNKVDMETDSMVTVQAIFSNQIMSSTFGLVIRDCKSLLSALNNVSIRFVRRSANRVAHFVARRSRFFSDRSIHRIDFPDELLALMYDEC; encoded by the coding sequence ATGATCTGCTGGGCACTTTGGAAGTCTCGAAACAGGCTTGTTTGGGAGAAGAAGACTTCAGCTCCAACTCAAGTCATTCATTCAGCATGGACTACACTTGACCACTGGCGTACTGCTCAAGATAAAACTAGTTTATTATCATTGTCACTCTTGCAACATGATAATAACATTGAGCGATGGACTAAACCCGATTCTGACACAGTCAAGTTAAATGTTGATGGAGCGTTATTTGAGAGAGAAAGTGCCTATGGTTTCGGCATTGTTGCTCGAGATTCGACGGGCCACATTGTTGATCTCCGAGCCACTTATCAGGGAGGAAACTACCCAGCTGAGGTGGTTGAAGCTCTTGGCATCAAAGAAGCTCTAAGTTGGTTGAAGGACAAAGGATGGAATAAAGTTGACATGGAAACTGATAGTATGGTAACGGTGCAAGCAATCTTTAGTAATCAAATTATGTCCTCTACTTTTGGTTTGGTTATTAGAGATTGTAAGAGTTTATTGTCAGCTTTAAATAATGTTAGTATTCGTTTTGTAAGACGATCAGCAAATCGCGTTGCCCACTTTGTTGCTAGGCGATCCCGATTTTTCTCTGATCGTAGCATTCATAGGATTGATTTTCCTGATGAGCTTCTAGCTCTTATGTATGATGAATGCTAA